Proteins encoded within one genomic window of Perognathus longimembris pacificus isolate PPM17 chromosome 28, ASM2315922v1, whole genome shotgun sequence:
- the Rpl10 gene encoding 60S ribosomal protein L10 isoform X2, translated as MCTYLLSWEGLCLFYTILTFLPSLLLALEAARICANKYMVKSCGKDGFHIRVRLHPFHVIRINKMLSCAGADRLQTGMRGAFGKPQGTVARVHIGQVIMSIRTKLQNKEHVIEALRRAKFKFPGRQKIHISKKWGFTKFNADEFEDMVADKRLIPDGCGVKYIPNRGPLDKWRALHS; from the exons ATGTGCACTTACCTCCTGAGCTGGGAAGGGCTGTGCTTGTTCTATACTATTCTCACTTTCCTACCTTCCTTACTCCTAGCCCTGGAGGCTGCCCGTATTTGTGCCAACAAGTACATGGTAAAAAGTTGTGGCAAAGATGGCTTTCATATTCGAGTGCGACTGCACCCTTTCCATGTCATTCGCATCAACAAGATGTTGTCCTGTGCTGGAGCTGACAG GCTTCAGACAGGTATGCGGGGGGCCTTCGGGAAGCCCCAGGGCACTGTGGCCAGGGTTCACATTGGCCAGGTAATCATGTCCATCCGCACCAAGCTGCAGAATAAAGAACATGTGATTGAGGCCCTTCGCAGAGCCAAGTTTAAGTTCCCTGGTCGTCAGAAG ATCCACATCTCCAAGAAGTGGGGCTTTACAAAGTTTAATGCCGACGAATTTGAAGACATGGTAGCTGATAAGCGCCTCATCCCAGATGGCTGTGGAGTCAAATACATCCCGAATCGTGGTCCTCTGGATAAGTGGCGAGCCCTGCACTCATGA
- the Rpl10 gene encoding 60S ribosomal protein L10 isoform X3, protein MGRRPARCYRYCKNKPYPKSRFCRGVPDAKIRIFDLGRKKAKVDEFPLCGHMVSDEYEQLSSEALEAARICANKYMVKSCGKDGFHIRVRLHPFHVIRINKMLSCAGADRYAGGLREAPGHCGQGSHWPGNHVHPHQAAE, encoded by the exons ATGGGTCGCCGCCCcgcccggtg TTACCGGTATTGTAAGAACAAGCCGTACCCAAAGTCTCGCTTTTGTCGAGGTGTCCCTG atgccAAAATCCGCATCTTTGACCTGGGACGGAAGAAGGCAAAAGTAGATGAGTTCCCACTTTGTGGACACATGGTGTCAGATGAGTACGAACAGCTCTCCTCTGAAG CCCTGGAGGCTGCCCGTATTTGTGCCAACAAGTACATGGTAAAAAGTTGTGGCAAAGATGGCTTTCATATTCGAGTGCGACTGCACCCTTTCCATGTCATTCGCATCAACAAGATGTTGTCCTGTGCTGGAGCTGACAG GTATGCGGGGGGCCTTCGGGAAGCCCCAGGGCACTGTGGCCAGGGTTCACATTGGCCAGGTAATCATGTCCATCCGCACCAAGCTGCAGAATAA
- the Rpl10 gene encoding 60S ribosomal protein L10 isoform X1 has translation MGRRPARCYRYCKNKPYPKSRFCRGVPDAKIRIFDLGRKKAKVDEFPLCGHMVSDEYEQLSSEALEAARICANKYMVKSCGKDGFHIRVRLHPFHVIRINKMLSCAGADRLQTGMRGAFGKPQGTVARVHIGQVIMSIRTKLQNKEHVIEALRRAKFKFPGRQKIHISKKWGFTKFNADEFEDMVADKRLIPDGCGVKYIPNRGPLDKWRALHS, from the exons ATGGGTCGCCGCCCcgcccggtg TTACCGGTATTGTAAGAACAAGCCGTACCCAAAGTCTCGCTTTTGTCGAGGTGTCCCTG atgccAAAATCCGCATCTTTGACCTGGGACGGAAGAAGGCAAAAGTAGATGAGTTCCCACTTTGTGGACACATGGTGTCAGATGAGTACGAACAGCTCTCCTCTGAAG CCCTGGAGGCTGCCCGTATTTGTGCCAACAAGTACATGGTAAAAAGTTGTGGCAAAGATGGCTTTCATATTCGAGTGCGACTGCACCCTTTCCATGTCATTCGCATCAACAAGATGTTGTCCTGTGCTGGAGCTGACAG GCTTCAGACAGGTATGCGGGGGGCCTTCGGGAAGCCCCAGGGCACTGTGGCCAGGGTTCACATTGGCCAGGTAATCATGTCCATCCGCACCAAGCTGCAGAATAAAGAACATGTGATTGAGGCCCTTCGCAGAGCCAAGTTTAAGTTCCCTGGTCGTCAGAAG ATCCACATCTCCAAGAAGTGGGGCTTTACAAAGTTTAATGCCGACGAATTTGAAGACATGGTAGCTGATAAGCGCCTCATCCCAGATGGCTGTGGAGTCAAATACATCCCGAATCGTGGTCCTCTGGATAAGTGGCGAGCCCTGCACTCATGA